CACGGTTGGCCCATCTTCGAAGTGCTTCCTCGATGACGGGGCGGTCGTAGTGGCGGAGTTTGCGGATCTCGTTGACGAGTGCTTGTTCGACTTTGGCGGGGAATCTTTGGCCGACGTGAGTGCGGATGAAGGTCAGTTCTGTCGATGAGCCTTTGGCGGGGGTTGTGCGTGTGCTCGTTTCGATCTCGCTGGGCACGTAGTCGTCGATCGGCGGTTCGTCCGGGAGGGGCACACACTCTTCCCCCGTTCCCTTTCCCCGTTCCCTTTCCTACTTCCGGCGCCGAAACGTCCGACACTTTCGTCGGAGATTCCGTCACTGTCGCTCGGAGATTCCGCATCTACGCCTTGACCTGCACCTTTGGAGTTCGCGACGGCCCGCTCGGCTGCTTCGACCAGCCCTTCGCGTGGCTTAGCTCTTTTCTCGGTCCGCTGATGCTTGGACCACGACGGGATGGCGTAGAAGGGGCGTCCTTCGTGCCGGAAGTACACGACGCCGAAGTGGTCCGAAACGTCCGAGAGAAGTCGCGGATAATCCGACACCGGTATTTCATCGTTAGGAAAGGCGAACCCGATGACCCGAACCGGAGTGGCATCTCCGATGCCGTAGTCGTCGGCCCAGTTCCACATTGCGATGAACAGCAGGCGGGTGCGCAGGTCTGCGCCGGCGGTGTCAGCCGAGTCCCAGAAGTCGGGTTTGATCGTTCTAATTCGTGGCACCTACCGCACCTCCCCTCGTGGTGGGGTGTAGTCATGCCGGTACTTGCGACCCAACCCTTCGGGAGTGGCCCAGTGTTCGCGGCCGGTGTGGCAGTTGCGCATACGGATACCGCGGTTGCCGAGGCCGCTGGCGTCGGAGTCAGCAACCACCTCGTAGGGGATGCCGGTCTTTTTGTGGGTCCAGAACGATCCTTCGAGGCTCACTGTTGGTCCTCCGCCCCATCAGCGAACGACCGGATCGTGCGTTCAACCACACCCATCCGCTGGGCGACAACCTGTGCGCACACTGCATGGCGGGCGTCCATTTCCCACTGGTAGCGGGCTTCGGCGTGCACCACGTCGGCGGCGGCGTTCAGTCCGGAGGTGCGGTCTAGGCCGTGCGCCCGGATCAGCTTCGCCATGTCCTCGGCCTGAGGCATTGCCTGCTCCACGGAGACCGGTGCCTGGGTTGCGATGTACTCGGCTAGTAGGGATTCCAGAGAAGGAACAGACATCAGGCCACACCCCCGCCTTCGGGAGAACGGTGGTAGCCGTCAGGGTGTGGCAGATACCCCGCCGTCCAAAACCCGTAGCCGTGGTGCTTCCGGTCAGCGCCGCGACAATCAGGCTCAGTGCAATAGGTGACAGGCAGACCGTTCTCATCGAGACCGCGGCGAGCAGATCCGGGGCAGGTCAGCTCGAACTCGCCGTCGTCTCGATGTACCTCTCGGTCGTACTCGAAGGCGGCGTGGCGGCACTTCTCACGAAGGTGGAAGGTCACCGTCCCGAGGCCATACAGGTTGCGTTCGAATGTGATTACGCGCTGCCGCCTGGTTACGGGCTCTTGGCAGGACGGGCAGACGCCGGGAGTGCCATACCGCTCGAAGGTCTTGCCGCTGTGTTCAGCGATGGTGTCGATGACCACATGCTGGCAGGGCATCAGATCGCGGCAGGTGCCGCAGATGGGGTAGTGCTCGGCAATCCTCGGCCAGCCGACGTCCTTCCAGAATCCGACTGACTTCCGGTCGGTGCCGGTGGTTGGTTCTGCGTCGGTCGCTGTGTGCTCAACTACCCATACGGTGCGGCCGTCACGTGTGTCTTCGCGGACGCTGACGATTCGGCGGAGGGTGCCGGGGTGTGTTTGGGTTGCATCCCGGATTACAAGTTCACCCACCTCTGGTGCGCGGTAGGTCCACTGGACGCCCATGGCTTGGAGGCGGTTGTGCCTCCATCGTGGTCTACTCAGGTAGGTGGAGATGTAATCTGTCATTGGCTGAACTCCTTCGCAGTTCGGTCAGTGGCCGGGGTGTTCACAGCACCCTGGCCACCCCTCATTCTACCCCGATGGTGGGGTTTTCCCGTTGTGCCACAGCAGGATTCGCGCCTTCGGGTAGCAGGGGTGGGAGTATCCGGAGTCGGGGTAGTAGCCAGTCGATGACGGCTTCGAGGGGGTTGCAGCGGCAGGTCACAACTCACCCCCGACGGTGTCTTGGCGAGCGTCATTCGCTGTATTCAGCGCGACAAAGAGTCGGTCCCAGGTTGCTACCGAGGCACCGGCGCGTCCGTTGATGACCTGCGACAGGTGCTTTTCGCTGACGCCGGCGCGACGCGCGAGATCGCCCTGCGAGACTCCGGTCTCGGCAAGTCGGGTCCTCAGTGCGACGGCGAGGTTGTCGGCGAGCGATCCTGCACGCCACTCCGGAATGTCGCTCACGACTCACCCCCGACGATGCGGGCGAGCGGCTTCCATATCTCATAGACCGGTTCGTCGTGGTGGTGTTCCGTCCACGACCACTCGGCGATTAGCTCCCGTACCCGTTGGATGGTGGCGTCTCGGTTGGCGATGCGGGACTGTAGTTGTCCGTGCCGGTATGCGGCAGCATCGAGGTCCGCCTTCGCCTGGTCGAGTTCGGCGAGCAGAGCGGGCACCAACTCGGGTGTAGCGGCAATGAACTCGGCGTCGGCGGAGGACGTGATCAGCCCTGCAACTCGCGGACCCCATACGCTCCCGGCGAAGACGCCGACAGACTCGCGTGTGGTGCCATCCCAGGGTTCTGCTTCCCACGGCCCGGGTGTGATGCCTTCGAGCAGCTTCCTTGCTTCCTCTGC
The genomic region above belongs to Gordonia westfalica and contains:
- a CDS encoding helix-turn-helix domain-containing protein, with translation MSDIPEWRAGSLADNLAVALRTRLAETGVSQGDLARRAGVSEKHLSQVINGRAGASVATWDRLFVALNTANDARQDTVGGEL